The following proteins come from a genomic window of Oncorhynchus kisutch isolate 150728-3 unplaced genomic scaffold, Okis_V2 Okis06b-Okis10b_hom, whole genome shotgun sequence:
- the aqp8b gene encoding aquaporin-8b — protein MTEGTMELGDIGTSLMASDSKKAPVQPPNKFERLVQPCLAELVGTMFFVFIGCVSVIENVEAAGRLQPALVHGLAVAVMVACMAEISGSHFNPPFTIAIYLCGGMKLNMVGPYLVSQLIGGVLGASMSKLMTTTENYSKAQGAAFALLQSQDQLWGALFGEIAMTCLVTMVVLLGAVNAKSSSPMVPFMVGCTVIINILAGGDVSGTCLNPARALGPAIVADYWTYHWVYWVGPITGGLVAAALVRLLLGDRKTRILMK, from the exons ATGACAGAAGGGACAATGGAACTGGGTGACATTGGGACATCCCTGATGGCATCAGACTCTAAGAAAGCACCGGTCCAGCCTCCCAACAAGTTTGAGCGCCTGGTCCAGCCGTGTCTGGCTGAGCTGGTGGGGACCATGTTCTTTGTGTTCATCGGCTGTGTGTCGGTCATAGAGAACGTGGAGGCAGCAGGGAGGCTGCAGCCAGCTCTGGTCCATGGTCTGGCTGTGGCAGTCATGGTGGCTTGCATGGCAGAGATCAG CGGCTCCCATTTTAACCCACCGTTTACCATTGCTATCTACCTGTGTGGAGGCATGAAGCTGAATATGGTGGGGCCCTACCTCGTCAGTCAGCTCATAGGGGGTGTGCTAGGTGCTTCCATGTCAAAG CTGATGACCACAACAGAGAACTACTCCAAGGCCCAGGGGGCAGCGTTTGCCCTGCTGCAATCACAAGATCAGCTGTGGGGGGCTCTGTTTGGAGAGATAGCCATGACCTGCCTGGTCACCATGGTGGTGCTGCTGGGGGCGGTCAACGCCAAGAGTAGCAGCCCCATGGTTCCCTTCATGGTGGGCTGTACTGTCATCATCAACATCCTGGCTGG TGGAGATGTGTCTGGAACCTGTCTGAACCCGGCCAGAGCCCTGGGTCCTGCTATAGTGGCCGACTACTGGACCTACCACTGGGTTTACTGGGTAGGACCCATCACTGGTGGACTGGTGGCTGCTGCACTGGTTAG ACTACTGCTTGGAGACCGGAAGACACGTATTCTCATGAAGTAA
- the LOC109882833 gene encoding aquaporin-8-like: MALYESKTELWDLDINVIQPEGKGPDPATDGNSSTEPFRDAFQRYIQPCLAELLGSSLFIFVGCLSVIENTEGTGRLQPALAHGLALGIVIAVLGEISGGHFNPAVSVSVFLIGGLNIILLVPYILAQMCGGMIGAGLAKVISPSMNYGKVSGAAFDTVQADTQIVPATVAEVIMTLFLTMVVCMGAVNGRTRSLLAPLCIGLTVTADILAGGAVSGACMNPARAFGPAVVADYWSYHWIYWVGPMSGALLTASFIRLLLGDEKTRVLLI, encoded by the exons ATGGCTCTCTATGAGTCTAAGACCGAGCTCTGGGACCTGGACATCAATGTGATCCAGCCAGAGGGGAAAGGTCCAGATCCAGCCACAGATGGAAACAGCAGTACCGAGCCGTTCAGGGATGCGTTCCAACGTTATATCCAGCCCTGTCTGGCAGAGCTGCTGGGTTCATCTCTGTTTATCTTTGTGGGGTGTCTGTCTGTGATCGAGAACACAGAGGGCACCGGAAGGCTGCAGCCGGCCCTGGCACACGGCCTGGCCCTGGGCATCGTTATCGCCGTGCTGGGGGAGATCAG tggggGCCACTTCAACCCagcagtgtctgtgtctgtgtttctgatCGGGGGTCTCAACATCATACTGCTGGTCCCCTACATACTGGCTCAGATGTGTGGAGGGATGATAGGGGCAGGACTAGCCAAG GTGATTTCCCCATCCATGAACTATGGCAAAGTTTCAGGGGCAGCATTCGACACAGTGCAGGCCGACACCCAGATAGTACCAGCCACGGTGGCAGAGGTGATCATGACTCTGTTCCTGACGATGGTGGTGTGTATGGGGGCCGTGAATGGACGCACGCGCAGCCTGTTGGCACCTCTCTGCATCGGGCTGACCGTGACCGCAGACATCCTGGCTGG GGGAGCAGTGTCTGGGGCATGTATGAACCCAGCTCGTGCCTTTGGCCCGGCCGTGGTGGCCGACTACTGGAGCTATCACTGGATCTACTGGGTGGGACCCATGTCTGGAGCCCTGCTAACCGCCAGCTTCATACG ATTACTGCTTGGGGATGAGAAAACCAGAGTTCTCTTGATATGA